CGGAATCCAAGTGCTGAATAACCAAGGCTGCCGCTCGTCCATCGGAATCAGTACCGCCAATGGCACCGCTCTCGATGCTACCCCCTTCGCTACTAGTCGTGGCCATACCtgacaacaataacaacaacgtgtgtgtgtgtgcgtgtgtgtgtgcgcgcgcgtgtctgCACAACAGTTCATCCAATTAATATCTAAGAAATATCTAAGCTACGAGTGATCAAACTTTTACTGTTATCGAAACGTTGCAGTAGCCGTTGACCAACGACTTCGATTTCTTCCACCGGaactttcataattttctttttcatttcattgtgtAAATCGATTCCGTGTTTAGCTCCAGCCACGTCATCCGCAAAATCGTTACGACTCAAATCTTCTTGTAGATCATCCAATCGATCGAGAAGATCCGCTGCTTGCCACGTAAAGTCTTCTACTACGAGTCGCGTATCGATCCACTGGGCATGGTCGTATTGCAAGGATCCGTCCAAATCCGCAGTCAACTGCGACGGGTCTATCGCTTTCCCTAGAGCCTCTAAACTTATGGTGTTTATCTACGTACAGAAAAATCTCTATCGTATCTTTCTATCGTCGTTAATCGATAGTTTTTTCCTTTACATAAACCTTTGTTAcctcaaaattatatttcttctgtTTAGCCAAGGTGGTTCGCTGCTTTTGCCAAAAATTTTCTGGTTTTATAATAAAGGCGACGTAAACTGATCGATGAAAGTGCTCGTGCAACACCTTGAACAGATTTTCATATGGACCGTTAAAATgatctaataattatttctttcaaacATAATACAGAGCAAGTTGTATTAAAAACGAATACAGTTTCTTTTCGGCATTTAGTAGCGATTTTTCAGGTACTACagtttataaaatttccaaACGTATTAAAATACAACCTTGAGAATGGGCTTTACAGAGTCCCAAGTAGCACCACGCATGTCCACAATCACTGTGAAACGTAAACCCCTCGCCTCTTCGCTGGGTACAGTCAAAAGGTATTGTAACAAGCGACGATAATCTTCAGGTTTTGCACGTTCTCGCCTAGGAGTTGTAGGAAAGATAAGTACTGGTCCGCCTCTTCGATCTCGACCACCCGGTAATATGGCCAGACGTTCTTGAAGCAATGGTAAAACATCGGCCGCTCTAGTTCCATCCATTTCCTGTATTCTTTTTCGATCGAACCGTAACTAGACAGAAATGTCGATGTCGCCGTTGTTAAAACACTGCCAAATCACGTATGAACATCTAATTCATAAATCAGTCTACAAAAGGACATGTCAATTTCAGATAATTATATCGAAATATTCTGCCTGAAAGGTCTACTAATCTTTCATATTAGTGTTCGGTTGATCTtataaatttcatgaaattatatattcgaTAATATCTAGGAATATTTACGCAAAGTCTGATCAAATTTCGTACATTATTTGTAGAAATGTAACACGCGATCATATACATCTATCTCATTGAGTTAAACGAATacgaaaaaaggaaattttacaaaatatattcatttaggGAATGTACGTTGGATCGACGAATCATTGATGTTGTTAATATGTTTCGGAAAAATATAACGAACCGTTTGacgagaattatttaaaaaggaaCGACAGATGCAAACTGGATATAAAGGCTATCGTTACATCCATTGTAGTCCTGATCCCTACTTCAACCACACAACCATTACCACTGTCACAGCATCGTTATAAAAGTAGATATTTTTTATGCGCCTTTCGGTAAACAATTTTACGTGCAAGAATAATGTATCGAGTAAAGATTTGCTCGCTTTATTTCATGCGACAAGAACAAATTGTcctctctgttttttttttctcagtTTACGTATCCTCCTACAATATACGTCTGTGTAAACCACGAATCACGACAAATCGAAGAGTACAGGGttgaatcgaaatgaaaaccGTTTCGCTTACCCGTTAAAGATCAATTTGAAGAAACTTCGAAcgtttcgattttcttctttGCAGCATGCACACATTCGTTCTAATAGAAGTACTACGGCTCATATCCTTCGTTCTTCAACATTAAAACTTTTGCAGTCGCGACGAGTGCGAAACCGCAAAACTGCTATCTGCCAATGGCAGTCTGCCATGTTCGTACAGAGCAGGAACTTTTCAACGACCTCTTCGTTTGAACATCAACGTATGAAATAGATGCCAATACGAGTCGCTGTCGTCTGATGGCAGCAcaacattttttatcttttacgGGACAAACATTTCTAAAATCGTACACACAAATCTCTCCATTTTCATacaaatacagttttattagtacaaGTTTTAAAAGTACAGATTCATGGATAAAGAGCAATATCATAAATAcaatctaataaaaaaatgcaATTTTCCTTGCATTTTCAAGCGATGATTAACACGTTTCACTAAACACCATAGAAATTGTTACTACTGTTGTTGTGTCGTTGCTGTTGCaacttactattattattattattacttcttCCGATCTCATTATTAGGGTCCAAGCATCTGCAAGTCGATATGAAAAACGGTCTGCAATGTTAATAGATATTACCTTTGAGTAGTAAAATCTAATGCTGTCACCAATTTGTTATATAGCTTGAACTGTAAAAGTGATAAGAATGTCTGCATTTTCCTGTAAATCATTTGTCATACATTTCGGTAAATCATTATCCATTTAGTAAACAGTGTTTACCTTACGGTTTCATCGCTTATAGTTCGGACGATACACGTTCTATGATCGGTACTCGTTGGGCGATCATCATTTATATAGAGTAATAAACactttttcatttgaataaaaaatctaTTGCGTATTTTCAGATTGTTTGCATTAGGTATGTACAtgttaataagtaaatacacGATTAAGTGAAGCAGTCTGAATTCTAACCTCTTCGTTTAAATTTCTTTAGAGACGCAAACGATCGATTGTACGATTTCTTGTTGGTAAACGCATCAATGATCAAACGTGTGTATTTTATAAGATTCGTTTGAAATTATCTTGTCATGGCTACCagattatttcgaatttttacaaACGATTTTTCTCCAACATCCCCGAAAATTCGTATTGAACAAGTTCGACATGGACATCATATACGAGGAAAACCACCTACGATTGCTCGCACGTTAAAACAGCGACTCGAATGTAAGGAAAACGCAATGGTCATTGTACAAATTCTTTTCTAATAGTTCTGTTTCAGCTCTTAAGAAAACAGACCCATTGATATCACGCAAGGTGGACATTGGTTTCGCTGTACCAAAATTATCGAAAAAACTCCAACAAAGTTGGATGGCTGAACACAGGGTCATAAGGGCAAATCCTGAAATGGAGAAACAGGCACGGTATAAATTACGTAAGCAGACCTTTTCCTGTCGAAacttttcatatatttcacgtGTATAcataatagttttacatataattttataacagtaaaattgttttaatttccTGTAGTATCCGTCGATTTAAATCAAGTAAAGGATATATGGACAAAAACAGTGAGACctttacatttacataaaattgCTGAACACTACGGAGTCTTCCAACATTTATTCGGATACGCATACTTCAAACCTGTTGTACCGTTAGAAGTAGATTATAGAATCGAGGATGATACATTTGTCAGAGTTTTTACAGGGAATGTTATAAAACCTAACGAGGCACGACAACACCCAAttgttaattatgaaacaaaaacAGATACTTTATGGACTTTAATAATGAGTACTCCCGATGGTAACTTGcaaaattcaaataacgagTACTGTCATTGGTTTCTGTGAGTTtgcgattaatttattttaacattgtaAATAACCATTTCACAAGAACAAAGGTGTGTCACGCTTCCTGCTTCTCAGGGGAAACATTCCTGGAAACAAAGTGGAACACGGTGAACAAATAGTGGATTATTTAAAACCAATTCCATCCAGAGGAATTGGTTATTACCGATACATATTTGTGCTGTACAAGCAAAACCAacctttggactatacaaaatataaaaaaactcaACCAtggtaaataatgaattttcaaggagaacatatgaaatatattcgataCGCGATACATCGTTCACGCTTTTCTATTGTAGTCTAGATTTGAAAGAACGCGATTGGAATACTCTAGAATTTTATCGGGAACATCAAGAGAATCTTACACCCGCGGGGTTAGCGTTTTTTCAAAGCGATTGGGATCCTACGGTAACAGAATTTTATCATTCGTCGTTAGGTATGTATGTCTACATCTTTGTCTCTGCTATAATCAAATTGAAATCACTCAA
This is a stretch of genomic DNA from Nomia melanderi isolate GNS246 unplaced genomic scaffold, iyNomMela1 scaffold0115, whole genome shotgun sequence. It encodes these proteins:
- the mRpL38 gene encoding mitochondrial ribosomal protein L38 isoform X1; amino-acid sequence: MATRLFRIFTNDFSPTSPKIRIEQVRHGHHIRGKPPTIARTLKQRLESLKKTDPLISRKVDIGFAVPKLSKKLQQSWMAEHRVIRANPEMEKQARYKLLSVDLNQVKDIWTKTVRPLHLHKIAEHYGVFQHLFGYAYFKPVVPLEVDYRIEDDTFVRVFTGNVIKPNEARQHPIVNYETKTDTLWTLIMSTPDGNLQNSNNEYCHWFLGNIPGNKVEHGEQIVDYLKPIPSRGIGYYRYIFVLYKQNQPLDYTKYKKTQPCLDLKERDWNTLEFYREHQENLTPAGLAFFQSDWDPTVTEFYHSSLDAEEPIFQYNFPKPYVRSQEWFPLKQPFNLYLDYYRDPKETMKYFLLRKLKNVHPFREPKPPLKYPNACPIDDSVPSWLKTQIKRERLGFGRINDMK
- the mRpL38 gene encoding mitochondrial ribosomal protein L38 isoform X2, with the protein product MQTSGLERARSINGMLPREGCMRRSYGTLTEPSSVSALKKTDPLISRKVDIGFAVPKLSKKLQQSWMAEHRVIRANPEMEKQARYKLLSVDLNQVKDIWTKTVRPLHLHKIAEHYGVFQHLFGYAYFKPVVPLEVDYRIEDDTFVRVFTGNVIKPNEARQHPIVNYETKTDTLWTLIMSTPDGNLQNSNNEYCHWFLGNIPGNKVEHGEQIVDYLKPIPSRGIGYYRYIFVLYKQNQPLDYTKYKKTQPCLDLKERDWNTLEFYREHQENLTPAGLAFFQSDWDPTVTEFYHSSLDAEEPIFQYNFPKPYVRSQEWFPLKQPFNLYLDYYRDPKETMKYFLLRKLKNVHPFREPKPPLKYPNACPIDDSVPSWLKTQIKRERLGFGRINDMK